From a region of the Lentilactobacillus curieae genome:
- a CDS encoding phosphatase PAP2 family protein, translating to MSPKLTHVLLTITNLMGVSDSMIISIILVLLLAVTKHFNSAAFLMVNGLLLSYPINVGIKFLVNRPRPSLPHLAVVNSSSFPSGHSMVSIMVGGSLIFVLNKIISHQTTKFIVDCLICGFILLIGYSRIYLGVHYPSDVLAGFCLGLLIINITNVFFKRWNLL from the coding sequence ATGTCGCCAAAATTAACTCACGTTCTGTTAACCATCACAAATTTAATGGGCGTTTCCGATTCGATGATTATCTCAATCATCCTAGTGTTGTTACTTGCAGTGACCAAACATTTTAATTCAGCAGCCTTCTTAATGGTTAACGGACTGCTTTTATCATACCCGATCAACGTCGGCATCAAGTTTCTAGTTAATCGACCAAGGCCAAGCTTGCCACACCTGGCAGTTGTGAACTCCTCTAGTTTTCCGAGTGGTCATTCGATGGTAAGTATCATGGTTGGCGGATCTTTAATCTTTGTTTTGAATAAAATAATTAGTCACCAGACAACAAAGTTTATCGTTGACTGCTTAATTTGCGGTTTTATTCTGCTAATTGGATATTCAAGAATCTATTTAGGGGTTCATTACCCCAGCGACGTTTTAGCTGGTTTTTGCTTAGGGCTCTTAATCATTAATATTACGAATGTTTTCTTTAAAAGGTGGAATCTATTATGA
- a CDS encoding ABC transporter ATP-binding protein, whose protein sequence is MVEDYKVKVENVTKEYDLFKTQSEKLRSFFSLKNKRRVPHFWSLMGVTLTIKPGETMGLIGVNGSGKSTLSNIISGIIPQTTGRVDVKGDTSIVAIRAGLRNKLTGRENIRLKSLMQGMTNEQIDEMMPDIISFADIGDFVDQPVKSYSSGMRSRLGFAIAVHIDPDILIIDEALSVGDDTFYQKCVDKITDFKKEGKTIIFVSHSLKQIRMLCDRVAWINYGELKMVGPTKEVADKYHEFTQWFKELSKKEKKAFQKERKNVQKNFSIKKYEQEVTEQHQQENPNDKSIPSKVHKLFYGSVISEKMSVFNQILTWVVLIALVFFCLVNVSGYSLEHVFANPQLLFNPTHTLHIP, encoded by the coding sequence ATGGTAGAAGATTATAAAGTTAAAGTAGAAAATGTAACTAAGGAGTACGATCTTTTCAAGACTCAATCAGAAAAACTTAGATCGTTCTTTTCTTTAAAAAATAAGCGCCGAGTACCACATTTCTGGTCATTGATGGGCGTTACATTGACGATCAAGCCTGGAGAAACGATGGGGTTGATCGGGGTTAATGGTTCAGGAAAGTCAACGCTTTCTAACATCATTTCTGGAATTATCCCCCAAACAACTGGTCGTGTTGACGTCAAGGGTGATACTTCAATCGTTGCAATCCGTGCCGGGCTTAGAAATAAACTAACTGGTAGGGAAAACATTCGTCTTAAGTCGTTAATGCAAGGTATGACCAATGAGCAAATTGATGAAATGATGCCTGACATCATCTCGTTTGCCGATATTGGTGATTTTGTTGACCAACCGGTTAAAAGCTATTCAAGTGGTATGCGTTCACGGCTAGGGTTTGCAATTGCTGTTCATATTGACCCCGATATTTTGATTATTGATGAAGCATTATCTGTTGGTGATGATACATTTTACCAAAAATGTGTGGACAAAATTACCGATTTCAAAAAAGAAGGTAAGACCATTATCTTCGTTAGTCATTCACTCAAACAAATCAGAATGCTTTGTGACCGAGTTGCTTGGATTAACTATGGTGAACTAAAGATGGTTGGACCAACTAAAGAAGTTGCCGATAAATATCATGAGTTTACCCAATGGTTTAAAGAACTGAGCAAAAAAGAAAAGAAAGCCTTTCAAAAGGAACGTAAGAATGTTCAGAAGAACTTTAGCATCAAAAAGTATGAGCAGGAAGTTACTGAACAACATCAACAAGAAAATCCTAATGATAAGTCTATCCCATCAAAAGTCCATAAATTATTTTATGGGTCTGTTATTTCAGAGAAGATGTCTGTATTCAATCAGATTTTGACGTGGGTAGTATTAATCGCGTTAGTCTTTTTCTGCCTAGTTAATGTTTCTGGGTATTCTTTGGAACATGTATTTGCTAATCCGCAATTGCTGTTTAATCCTACCCATACGCTCCACATTCCGTAA
- a CDS encoding MDR family MFS transporter has product MSQQTNNKTNIPVVTVALFVATFMSAIEGTIVSTAMPTIVGDLHGVSLMNWVFSIFLLTNAISTPIYGKLADQIGRKPMFLLGLLIFIIGSVMSGLSHSMIVLIFWRAVQGIGAGSIMPVSNTIIADVYPLEKRAQVLGLNSSAWGIASIIAPLLGGFIVDNLSWHWIFFINLPIGLIVMGMIFIYLDEDKVTTKSKIDVRGMTFLTVTLLAIMYAFQILGQTPVNWFEIGGCLVVAVFSGVMFIRTETVVENPLIPLSLFKNRTFVAQNLVAALVSGFLIGYEVYLPDWTQGILGLRASMAGFAVTPSSLMWIVGSFIAGKMMAKMTPKAIINASLAFVLVGAVIMILIPAETPFVAFLLISAICGVGFGITITTSTISVQNTVDHNQIGVATSFNTLARTLGQSLMMSAFGIVMNMTMMGKVASSNGITLNMMDKLINPQTVSELPVKMLPELRQILYSSLHNVFILGLILIVLAYAANSYDRSKKSKK; this is encoded by the coding sequence ATGTCCCAGCAAACCAACAACAAAACGAACATTCCGGTAGTTACGGTAGCATTGTTCGTTGCCACGTTTATGAGTGCCATAGAAGGAACGATCGTCTCAACTGCCATGCCAACCATTGTCGGTGACCTTCATGGTGTGTCCTTGATGAACTGGGTGTTTTCAATCTTTTTACTTACTAATGCCATCTCAACCCCAATTTATGGCAAGCTAGCCGATCAAATTGGTAGAAAGCCAATGTTTTTACTTGGCTTGTTGATATTTATAATTGGGTCGGTGATGTCTGGACTTTCCCATTCTATGATTGTGCTGATTTTTTGGCGGGCAGTTCAGGGAATTGGAGCAGGCTCAATTATGCCAGTTTCCAATACGATTATTGCTGATGTTTATCCGTTGGAAAAGCGGGCACAGGTGTTAGGCCTAAATAGTTCTGCTTGGGGAATCGCCTCAATTATTGCCCCGTTACTAGGTGGGTTTATTGTCGATAACTTAAGTTGGCACTGGATCTTCTTCATCAATTTGCCAATTGGTTTGATTGTAATGGGAATGATTTTTATTTATCTAGACGAAGATAAAGTTACTACTAAGTCAAAAATCGATGTACGGGGAATGACGTTTCTTACAGTCACGTTATTGGCAATTATGTATGCCTTTCAAATTTTAGGCCAAACACCAGTTAACTGGTTTGAGATTGGTGGCTGTCTAGTTGTCGCAGTATTTTCTGGGGTGATGTTTATTCGAACAGAAACGGTAGTTGAAAACCCATTGATACCTCTATCGCTTTTTAAAAATCGAACGTTTGTTGCACAAAACTTAGTGGCAGCATTGGTAAGTGGATTTTTAATTGGTTACGAGGTTTATTTGCCAGATTGGACACAAGGAATTTTAGGACTTAGAGCATCGATGGCTGGATTTGCGGTTACCCCAAGTTCTCTGATGTGGATTGTTGGTTCGTTTATTGCTGGAAAAATGATGGCTAAAATGACTCCAAAAGCAATTATCAATGCCAGTTTAGCATTCGTATTAGTTGGGGCGGTCATTATGATTTTAATTCCAGCAGAAACACCATTCGTTGCATTCCTATTGATTTCCGCAATTTGTGGGGTCGGATTTGGAATTACAATAACGACATCTACAATTAGTGTGCAAAACACCGTTGATCACAATCAAATTGGGGTGGCAACTTCATTTAATACATTGGCGAGAACTCTTGGTCAGTCCTTGATGATGTCAGCGTTTGGAATTGTTATGAATATGACAATGATGGGCAAGGTGGCTTCTAGTAACGGAATTACGCTTAATATGATGGATAAGCTGATCAATCCACAAACTGTCAGCGAATTACCGGTGAAAATGTTGCCAGAATTGCGACAAATATTGTATTCATCATTACACAACGTATTTATTTTGGGACTTATTTTAATTGTCCTTGCATATGCTGCAAATTCTTATGACCGCAGCAAAAAATCAAAAAAATAA
- a CDS encoding LicD family protein has product MDSKINLKVKTMPELTKLIQKVELDSYHFLKDFLVENNLKYLALGGTLLGAIRHHGFIPWDDDMDIGMPREDYEKFLVLAKEQFVDTKYFFQNPFSDPNYALSYGKLLNRNTYIEEKNNYNDAKKGVFIDIFPIDIIPNSAEKQRQQYLNIKRLDSRLYLRLRYNFIDNPIKRFYSPLNDQQLSAARDFKIQRENIMREYEDSENLSLFKNLASQYDYEAEIFSDEQFDNIIEVPFENTTIPVFADYDKILKNIYGDYMSLPPENQQTSKHINRLIMDNQEFTQ; this is encoded by the coding sequence ATGGATTCTAAAATCAACTTAAAGGTGAAAACTATGCCCGAATTAACAAAATTAATTCAAAAAGTCGAGCTTGACAGCTACCACTTTCTTAAAGACTTTTTGGTAGAAAACAATTTAAAATACTTGGCTCTTGGAGGAACCCTGTTGGGGGCAATTCGTCATCATGGGTTTATTCCATGGGATGATGACATGGACATTGGTATGCCGAGAGAGGACTACGAAAAGTTTTTGGTATTAGCAAAAGAACAATTTGTAGATACCAAGTACTTCTTCCAGAACCCTTTCTCCGATCCTAATTACGCCCTAAGTTATGGCAAACTTCTGAATCGAAACACCTACATTGAAGAAAAAAATAACTACAACGATGCCAAAAAAGGAGTTTTTATCGATATTTTTCCGATTGATATAATTCCAAATTCTGCCGAGAAGCAGAGGCAACAGTATCTAAACATCAAGCGGTTAGACAGCAGATTATATCTTAGATTACGTTATAATTTTATCGATAACCCAATTAAACGATTCTATTCGCCATTGAATGATCAGCAGTTATCGGCTGCACGAGACTTTAAAATTCAACGTGAAAATATCATGCGAGAATATGAGGATAGCGAAAATCTGTCGCTGTTTAAAAATCTTGCATCTCAATACGATTACGAGGCCGAGATTTTTTCCGATGAGCAATTTGATAATATTATCGAAGTCCCATTTGAAAACACGACAATCCCAGTATTCGCCGATTACGATAAAATTTTGAAGAATATTTATGGGGATTATATGAGTCTTCCACCCGAAAATCAACAAACTTCAAAACACATTAACCGGTTAATTATGGATAACCAAGAGTTCACGCAGTAA
- a CDS encoding MarR family winged helix-turn-helix transcriptional regulator: protein MSNTNDQLLKEAIDVYLSSLKYLDSFVSEPAVKYGLSFEQYLILHTIADQENVSLMDIAAERKVTRSAISRQIKVLLQHDYIYQKPAESDRRRLYLHLTPAGKDVEQKVYELTTKRFDHWISNYGEDKAREIIGFIKDFSSNEMTNFPPED, encoded by the coding sequence ATGAGCAACACAAACGACCAACTTTTGAAGGAAGCAATTGACGTCTATTTATCGTCACTAAAATATTTAGATAGTTTTGTATCTGAGCCGGCTGTTAAATATGGTTTATCATTCGAACAATACTTAATTTTACACACGATTGCAGATCAAGAGAACGTTTCGCTAATGGATATTGCGGCAGAGCGTAAGGTTACTAGAAGTGCAATCTCAAGGCAAATTAAGGTATTGCTTCAGCATGACTATATTTACCAGAAGCCTGCTGAAAGTGACCGCCGGAGACTTTATTTGCACCTGACACCAGCTGGAAAAGATGTTGAACAAAAAGTGTATGAATTGACCACAAAACGTTTTGACCACTGGATTTCAAATTATGGTGAAGATAAAGCTCGGGAGATTATTGGTTTCATCAAAGATTTTTCTTCAAATGAAATGACCAACTTTCCACCAGAAGATTAA
- a CDS encoding DUF960 family protein: MFDRTQARFASYNIVSKMPDQTIDNVWFIIDNDLQGIFPLSNLVTFNLVNNDGNLSYDFLQDNELVATFDSPYPYSTDYPQSIVVYDSGEQQLIAVPSEINL, translated from the coding sequence ATGTTTGATCGCACGCAAGCTAGATTTGCTAGCTATAATATTGTTTCCAAAATGCCAGACCAGACAATTGATAATGTTTGGTTTATCATTGATAACGATCTTCAAGGGATCTTTCCATTATCAAACTTGGTAACCTTTAACCTAGTGAACAACGATGGCAACCTTTCGTATGACTTCTTACAAGACAATGAACTGGTTGCAACCTTTGATTCACCGTACCCTTACAGTACCGACTATCCTCAATCAATTGTTGTGTATGACAGTGGCGAACAGCAATTGATTGCCGTTCCTTCTGAAATCAATCTTTAA
- a CDS encoding N-acetylmuramoyl-L-alanine amidase family protein, with amino-acid sequence MTKNSIKKSLCGLAVGCLSALCIGIQVNADSAVNSYIMDNNLQPVKTTSAIWSGFPKNNYTTGKPNGVVVHETANPNSTIYGEISYMKSNYQNAFVHTFIDASRVINIANTNYLAWGCGYPGNGRFIQFEQVEVHSKSAFAKEVNNAANYTASMLKQYNLPLDNAVNDGKGTVWSHKAVSTFLGGTDHGDPDGYYASNGSKYFGEPYTMNDFYSLVKYYYGGSSAVTSQPTSNTTATPKNTTATKPAVKYYKGQGNETAKLSATYSRYKLYNHVKGTSRQEAKYSFSSQPAFVGKTVYVDSRAVTSKGSTWYRIRFAKNTTKKYWVYSKALSFNPISFSDSNKTITIKNGKYSLRNHVYNTKYLSTVAGNTSNILNQSFKVNKVGIKTHSTGQTTWYRINVNGKNVWVCEQAL; translated from the coding sequence TTGACTAAAAACTCGATTAAAAAAAGCTTGTGTGGACTTGCTGTTGGCTGTTTATCTGCTTTATGTATTGGAATACAGGTAAACGCTGATTCAGCTGTAAATTCTTACATTATGGATAATAACCTACAACCAGTAAAAACTACTAGTGCCATTTGGAGTGGCTTTCCCAAAAACAATTACACAACTGGCAAACCTAATGGGGTTGTGGTTCACGAGACTGCAAATCCAAATTCAACAATATATGGCGAAATTAGCTACATGAAGAGCAATTATCAAAATGCTTTTGTACACACATTTATTGATGCCTCACGCGTGATTAATATTGCCAATACTAATTACCTCGCTTGGGGTTGTGGGTACCCTGGAAACGGCCGATTTATTCAATTTGAACAGGTTGAGGTTCATAGTAAGTCCGCGTTCGCTAAAGAAGTTAATAATGCAGCTAATTATACTGCTAGTATGTTGAAACAATATAACTTGCCTCTGGACAATGCTGTTAATGACGGTAAGGGAACTGTTTGGTCTCATAAGGCAGTCTCAACATTTCTTGGTGGAACTGACCATGGCGATCCAGACGGTTACTATGCTAGCAATGGCTCAAAGTACTTTGGAGAACCATACACGATGAACGATTTTTACTCATTGGTTAAGTACTACTATGGAGGCTCCAGTGCTGTTACCTCACAGCCAACAAGTAACACTACAGCGACGCCAAAGAATACTACGGCCACCAAGCCAGCAGTTAAGTATTACAAGGGTCAGGGAAATGAGACGGCTAAATTAAGTGCAACGTACAGCAGGTACAAGCTTTACAATCATGTTAAGGGAACTTCAAGGCAGGAAGCTAAATATAGCTTTAGTTCACAACCTGCGTTTGTCGGGAAAACAGTTTATGTTGACTCGCGTGCAGTAACATCTAAAGGATCTACCTGGTATCGAATCAGATTTGCAAAAAACACTACCAAAAAGTACTGGGTTTACTCAAAGGCACTGAGTTTTAACCCAATAAGTTTTTCTGACAGTAACAAAACGATTACCATAAAAAATGGGAAATACTCATTGAGAAATCACGTGTATAATACCAAGTACTTATCAACAGTAGCAGGAAATACTAGTAACATTTTAAACCAGTCTTTTAAGGTGAATAAGGTTGGGATTAAAACTCATTCAACTGGACAAACTACTTGGTACCGAATCAATGTTAACGGCAAGAATGTTTGGGTTTGTGAGCAAGCATTGTGA
- the metK gene encoding methionine adenosyltransferase, with amino-acid sequence MQERHLFTSESVSEGHPDKIADQISDAILDALLEKDPNSRVACETSVTTGLVLVFGEISTNAYVDIQHVVRETIKRIGYTGGKYGFDGDTCAVMVAIDEQSPDIAQGVDEALETREGDSDPLDQIGAGDQGLMFGYAINETPELMPLPISLSHKLMRRQAELRKSGELSYLGPDAKAEVTVEYDDNNKPVRVDTIVLSTQHDDGVELDQIRKDVVEHIVKPVIPAEYLDDNTKYFINPTGRFVIGGPQGDAGLTGRKIIVDTYGGYAHHGGGAFSGKDATKVDRSASYASRYIAKNIVAAGLAEQIEVQLAYAIGVAEPVSISVNTFGTAKVPEDQLVSAIREIFDLRPAGIIKMLDLNRPIYEQTAAYGHFGRTDVDLPWEHTDKVNALKDHFKL; translated from the coding sequence ATGCAAGAAAGACATCTGTTTACATCAGAATCAGTTTCAGAAGGACATCCAGATAAGATTGCTGACCAAATCAGTGATGCAATTTTGGATGCGTTGTTAGAGAAGGACCCGAATTCACGGGTTGCTTGTGAGACCTCAGTAACAACTGGGTTGGTGTTAGTATTTGGTGAGATTTCAACCAATGCATACGTAGACATCCAGCACGTTGTTCGTGAGACAATCAAACGAATTGGATATACAGGCGGTAAGTATGGCTTTGATGGTGATACTTGTGCAGTGATGGTTGCAATTGATGAGCAATCACCTGACATTGCCCAAGGAGTTGACGAAGCACTTGAAACGCGTGAAGGGGATAGCGATCCTCTTGACCAAATCGGTGCAGGTGACCAAGGATTAATGTTTGGTTATGCAATCAACGAAACACCAGAGTTAATGCCACTTCCCATTTCTTTGAGTCATAAACTAATGCGCAGACAAGCCGAGTTGCGTAAGAGTGGTGAATTGTCATACCTTGGCCCAGATGCTAAGGCTGAAGTTACGGTTGAGTATGATGATAATAATAAGCCTGTAAGAGTTGATACAATCGTCTTAAGTACCCAACACGATGATGGTGTTGAACTAGATCAAATTCGTAAAGATGTTGTGGAGCACATTGTTAAACCAGTAATCCCTGCAGAATACCTTGATGACAATACTAAGTACTTCATTAATCCGACTGGTAGATTTGTAATCGGTGGCCCTCAAGGGGATGCTGGATTAACTGGCCGTAAGATTATCGTCGATACTTACGGTGGTTATGCCCATCATGGTGGCGGTGCATTCTCAGGTAAGGATGCCACTAAAGTTGATCGTTCAGCTAGTTACGCATCACGTTATATTGCAAAGAATATTGTTGCAGCTGGCCTCGCAGAACAAATTGAAGTCCAATTAGCCTATGCTATTGGTGTGGCTGAACCCGTTTCAATTTCTGTTAATACTTTTGGAACTGCAAAAGTTCCGGAAGACCAATTGGTTTCAGCAATTAGAGAAATTTTCGATTTACGCCCTGCTGGAATAATCAAAATGCTTGACCTTAATCGGCCAATTTATGAACAAACTGCTGCTTATGGTCACTTTGGTAGAACTGATGTTGATCTACCTTGGGAACATACTGATAAAGTTAATGCGTTAAAAGACCACTTCAAGTTATAA
- a CDS encoding amino acid permease, producing the protein MEKENKVLSRSLKSRHIQMIAIGGAIGTGLFLGSSSAIHLSGPSIILSYLIVGGFCFLLMRAIGELLLSDQTKHSFLDFVKEYLGDRFEFVTGWTYWFCWISLAMADLTATGIYVKYWFPNIPQWIPPLVILLVLFLANKVNVKLFGELETWFSMIKVVAIILLVAVGLFLAIFRFKVAGSTAGFNNLFDHGGFFPTGISGFLLSFQMVVFAFVGIEMVGMTAGETDNPEENLPKAINSLPIRIGLFYVGSMIAVMSVYPWNHISTSVSPFVQVFSGIGVVGAAGILNFVVLTAAISATNSCLFSTSRTMYALGMGGNASSFVTRLSRNGVPNLALNVSTAVLMLIVILNYFMPDGVFNLVSSVSTINFVIVWVILIVVHLVYRHKHPKGAKTFRMPGYPVADYFTLIFFVGVLVFLLINASTRIPMIISLGSVCLLFLVYELSVKKHK; encoded by the coding sequence ATGGAGAAAGAGAATAAGGTACTGTCAAGATCTTTAAAGAGTCGGCATATTCAGATGATTGCAATCGGTGGGGCAATTGGAACAGGGCTATTTTTAGGCTCTTCGAGTGCAATTCACTTATCAGGTCCATCAATTATATTGTCATACCTGATTGTCGGTGGATTCTGTTTCTTGTTAATGAGAGCAATTGGAGAGTTGCTACTATCAGATCAAACAAAACATTCTTTTTTAGACTTTGTAAAAGAATATTTAGGTGATCGCTTCGAATTCGTTACTGGTTGGACATATTGGTTCTGTTGGATAAGTTTAGCAATGGCTGATTTAACAGCCACTGGGATTTATGTTAAATACTGGTTTCCCAATATTCCCCAATGGATTCCTCCTCTGGTGATTCTGTTAGTTCTGTTTTTGGCCAATAAAGTTAATGTAAAACTTTTTGGTGAACTAGAAACTTGGTTCTCAATGATCAAGGTCGTTGCAATTATTCTACTGGTTGCCGTTGGTTTGTTCTTAGCAATCTTTAGGTTTAAAGTAGCAGGTTCAACTGCTGGTTTTAACAACTTGTTTGATCATGGTGGCTTTTTCCCAACTGGAATCAGTGGATTTTTACTTTCGTTTCAAATGGTAGTATTTGCTTTCGTTGGAATTGAAATGGTCGGAATGACTGCTGGAGAAACTGATAACCCAGAAGAAAATTTACCCAAGGCCATTAACAGTCTCCCAATTAGAATTGGGTTGTTTTATGTTGGTTCAATGATTGCTGTAATGAGTGTTTACCCATGGAATCACATCAGCACTAGCGTTAGTCCTTTTGTTCAAGTGTTCTCTGGAATTGGGGTCGTGGGTGCTGCTGGAATTCTTAACTTTGTGGTTTTAACAGCAGCCATTTCAGCAACCAATAGTTGCTTATTTAGTACCAGTCGGACGATGTATGCTCTAGGAATGGGTGGAAATGCTTCGTCATTTGTTACTCGGTTGTCCAGAAACGGAGTGCCCAATTTAGCGCTGAACGTCTCAACTGCAGTATTAATGTTAATTGTTATTTTGAATTATTTTATGCCGGATGGGGTGTTTAACCTCGTGTCTAGTGTTTCGACGATTAACTTTGTAATCGTTTGGGTTATCTTGATTGTTGTTCACTTAGTATATCGTCACAAACATCCAAAGGGTGCAAAGACCTTCAGAATGCCGGGTTATCCAGTAGCGGACTACTTTACCTTAATATTCTTTGTTGGTGTTTTGGTGTTCTTACTGATAAACGCCTCCACAAGAATCCCGATGATCATTTCACTTGGGTCGGTATGTTTGCTATTCTTAGTGTATGAATTAAGTGTAAAGAAGCATAAGTAA
- a CDS encoding tRNA (mnm(5)s(2)U34)-methyltransferase — MLQSALSFSHTLLSNAVKPGDRVIDATMGNGHDTLFLAQLVGDSGHVDAFDIQKQALTSTNGLLEKNQIAKNTYTLHQASHDTIAKTVPASEPISAAIFNLGYLPGGDKTVITHKDSSLNAIKQCLDLLFPHGLVIVVLYYGHEGGVEEKNAILQFASQLDQHQFNVMTYQFINQVQAPPICLAFEKRK; from the coding sequence ATTTTACAATCTGCACTTTCATTCAGCCATACGTTGCTCTCTAACGCAGTGAAACCTGGTGACCGGGTAATTGATGCAACAATGGGAAATGGACACGATACGCTGTTTTTAGCACAATTGGTAGGTGATTCTGGTCACGTAGATGCGTTTGATATTCAAAAGCAAGCACTCACTTCAACAAACGGCTTGTTAGAAAAAAATCAGATTGCAAAGAACACCTACACTCTTCATCAGGCTAGCCATGATACGATTGCTAAAACTGTTCCTGCCTCAGAGCCAATCAGCGCAGCAATTTTTAACTTAGGCTATTTGCCAGGCGGAGACAAAACCGTTATCACCCACAAAGATTCATCCCTAAACGCAATCAAACAATGTTTAGATTTACTATTTCCACACGGATTGGTCATCGTGGTATTGTACTACGGGCACGAAGGTGGCGTTGAAGAAAAAAATGCAATTCTACAATTTGCGAGCCAACTTGACCAACACCAATTTAACGTAATGACGTATCAGTTCATTAATCAAGTACAGGCGCCACCAATTTGTTTAGCATTTGAAAAGCGAAAATAA
- a CDS encoding magnesium transporter CorA family protein, with the protein MIEVHDMKSYHWVEVVEPQPQELRSELAAIDLPEKYFDYMMDTREQPRATYDELNKFGALVVRALPFNISQKSTTVPIFIGFRDGTLITVCHDSQEREVISAPKKESGLTNHIMDILRGIVDHYLQLLDQMSENAERLEMRGHQVTNKRLSAISDLKRKLIYLRSACAGNLIAIEQLKELLDHEQVESGQTSRDHQAVTDLLIEYRQCQNSFEIVSTVVSEFEDTFGNVINNRLNQTMQFLTVWSLVLAIPPIVSGFYGMNMFLPLASGKWAWAYSLVITLVLVGLMIWYLKRNKKL; encoded by the coding sequence ATGATTGAAGTGCATGATATGAAAAGTTATCACTGGGTTGAAGTGGTTGAACCACAGCCACAAGAGTTACGCTCTGAATTGGCTGCAATCGATTTGCCTGAAAAATACTTTGACTACATGATGGATACGCGTGAGCAACCCCGTGCCACTTATGATGAGTTGAATAAATTTGGCGCATTAGTAGTTCGTGCCTTGCCATTTAATATTTCTCAAAAATCAACGACCGTTCCAATTTTTATCGGGTTTCGTGACGGAACGCTGATAACGGTTTGCCATGATTCCCAAGAACGTGAGGTTATCTCTGCTCCTAAAAAGGAGTCCGGACTAACCAATCATATTATGGACATTTTGAGAGGAATCGTTGACCACTATCTTCAGTTGCTTGATCAAATGAGTGAAAATGCGGAAAGACTAGAAATGCGTGGCCATCAAGTCACGAACAAACGGTTGTCTGCGATTTCCGACTTAAAACGCAAGTTGATATATTTACGTTCTGCTTGTGCGGGCAATCTAATTGCAATTGAACAGCTTAAGGAATTGCTTGATCATGAACAGGTTGAATCTGGGCAAACTTCCAGAGACCATCAAGCAGTAACTGATTTACTGATTGAATATCGGCAATGTCAGAATAGTTTTGAGATTGTCAGTACAGTTGTTAGTGAGTTTGAAGATACCTTCGGAAATGTAATCAATAATCGATTAAATCAGACCATGCAATTTTTAACAGTCTGGTCGTTAGTGTTGGCAATTCCACCAATTGTGTCTGGCTTTTACGGTATGAATATGTTTTTGCCGTTGGCTAGTGGTAAGTGGGCGTGGGCTTACTCATTAGTTATCACGCTTGTTTTGGTGGGATTGATGATCTGGTATTTAAAAAGAAATAAAAAATTGTAA